One Candidatus Berkelbacteria bacterium genomic region harbors:
- a CDS encoding PrgI family protein, with protein sequence MRYRVPQNIDMEDRIIGPLTMAQFVYLMLGGMIIYVSYLLFIPPVFFAIAFGVGILTLSMTFLKIQDQPFPKFIAATLLYLVKPKQRTWQKDPTLQHMKVIEKTATTPEQKSVPGQTVTKIELNDLSQLLDTGGRIEPQKLQTQPALEEKSKKIDTSWK encoded by the coding sequence ATGCGGTATCGCGTTCCGCAGAATATTGATATGGAGGATCGGATTATTGGGCCGCTGACAATGGCTCAATTTGTCTATCTCATGCTCGGCGGCATGATTATTTATGTTTCCTATCTGCTTTTCATCCCACCGGTCTTTTTCGCAATCGCTTTTGGAGTCGGCATCTTAACCCTCTCAATGACTTTTCTTAAAATCCAGGACCAGCCTTTCCCAAAATTCATCGCGGCGACCCTTTTGTATTTGGTCAAACCCAAACAACGGACTTGGCAAAAAGACCCAACGCTCCAGCACATGAAGGTGATTGAAAAAACCGCAACCACGCCTGAACAAAAATCTGTCCCGGGGCAAACCGTGACTAAAATCGAGCTCAATGATCTATCGCAACTTTTAGATACCGGAGGCAGAATAGAGCCGCAAAAACTTCAAACCCAGCCTGCTCTGGAGGAAAAATCCAAAAAAATCGACACGAGTTGGAAATAA
- a CDS encoding ATP-binding protein, translated as MPPETKKAGPQEAPRKHGWFSTRRALKNEQEVFERGLVNVLDYIAPAAFAVTPQYVQLENLYAKTLFVYSYARYLNTNWLSRIVNLDIQADISMFIYPLNTDEVMNELRRKIGQLQSTETIQAEKGQVRDPQLQTAIGDIEVLRDALARGEDRLFQFGIYFTIYATKLEDLTTLSKQLEALLGGLLIYTKQALMQMEQGFNASLPLGNDELLINRNLDTASLSTTFPFVSSELTSNDGILYGINLHNSSLVLFDRFSLENANSVVFAASGAGKSFAVKLEALRSMMWGTDVIVIDPENEYERIAKAVGGSFLSLSLNSKERINPFDLPKTAQYEEGEDILRSAVVSIKNLVAIMVGGLSPDEDALLDRAVYEAYALKDITTDPRTHQNEPPIMKDLQSILANMTGAESLVRKLSKFTEGTFAGLFNQRTNINLENGFVVFSIRDLEEQLRPIGMFLVLNFIWNQARYQMRKRMVVVDEAWILMRYKDSSDFLYSLAKRARKYFLGLTIITQDVEDFITSQQGRTIVNNSAMRLLLRQAPSAVDKLTEVFKLTEGEKLILREAKVGQGIFFAGSNHVAIEIIASYEEEQLITTNPAELMKIREAEAERAKAKAPGQTVNTTLSSASIAPPMEASTAPPKHSTPSNSPPPPPNSPKQT; from the coding sequence ATGCCTCCTGAAACTAAAAAAGCCGGGCCTCAAGAGGCTCCTCGTAAACACGGCTGGTTTTCCACTCGGCGCGCTCTTAAAAACGAACAGGAAGTTTTTGAGCGTGGCTTGGTGAATGTGCTCGATTACATTGCGCCGGCCGCTTTTGCCGTTACTCCCCAATATGTTCAACTGGAAAATCTCTACGCAAAAACGCTTTTTGTTTATTCCTACGCCCGCTATCTGAATACCAACTGGCTCTCGCGAATTGTCAATTTAGATATTCAAGCCGACATCTCGATGTTTATCTACCCATTAAATACCGATGAGGTGATGAATGAACTCCGGCGGAAAATCGGCCAACTTCAATCCACTGAAACGATTCAGGCGGAAAAAGGCCAGGTTCGCGACCCTCAACTCCAAACCGCGATTGGCGATATCGAGGTGCTCCGCGACGCTCTGGCGCGTGGCGAGGATCGTCTTTTCCAGTTTGGAATCTACTTTACGATCTATGCGACTAAACTTGAGGACTTAACTACGCTTTCCAAACAGCTCGAGGCGCTCTTGGGAGGACTCCTCATTTATACCAAGCAGGCCTTGATGCAGATGGAGCAGGGTTTTAACGCCTCGTTGCCGCTCGGCAATGACGAGCTTTTGATCAATCGCAATTTGGATACGGCCTCGCTTTCAACCACTTTCCCGTTTGTCAGTTCGGAACTAACCAGTAACGATGGCATTCTCTACGGCATCAATCTACATAACTCTTCACTGGTGCTCTTCGACCGGTTTAGCTTGGAAAACGCGAACTCGGTTGTGTTTGCCGCCTCGGGCGCGGGTAAAAGTTTTGCCGTCAAGCTCGAAGCATTGCGGAGTATGATGTGGGGCACCGACGTGATCGTGATCGATCCGGAAAACGAGTACGAGCGCATCGCCAAAGCCGTCGGCGGCTCGTTTTTGAGCCTCTCGCTCAATTCTAAAGAACGCATCAACCCTTTTGATCTACCCAAAACCGCCCAGTACGAAGAGGGCGAGGATATTCTTCGTTCGGCAGTTGTCAGTATTAAAAACCTGGTCGCGATAATGGTCGGCGGTTTATCGCCCGACGAAGACGCCTTGCTTGACCGCGCCGTCTACGAAGCCTATGCCCTCAAAGATATCACGACCGACCCGCGCACTCACCAAAACGAGCCGCCTATTATGAAGGATCTGCAAAGCATTCTGGCGAATATGACCGGCGCCGAGAGTTTGGTGCGCAAACTTTCTAAGTTTACCGAAGGCACCTTTGCCGGTTTATTTAATCAACGAACAAATATCAATCTCGAGAATGGCTTTGTGGTGTTTTCAATTCGAGATTTAGAAGAACAACTCCGGCCGATCGGCATGTTTTTGGTGTTGAACTTTATTTGGAATCAAGCGCGGTATCAAATGCGCAAACGAATGGTGGTTGTGGATGAAGCCTGGATTTTAATGCGCTACAAAGATTCATCGGATTTTCTTTACTCGTTGGCCAAGCGCGCGCGCAAGTATTTTCTTGGGCTGACGATTATTACTCAAGATGTCGAGGATTTTATTACTTCTCAACAAGGTCGAACGATCGTCAATAACTCGGCAATGCGTTTGCTTTTGCGTCAGGCGCCCTCGGCCGTCGATAAATTGACCGAGGTTTTCAAGCTCACCGAAGGCGAAAAACTAATCTTGCGCGAAGCCAAGGTTGGGCAAGGCATCTTTTTTGCCGGTTCAAATCATGTGGCGATCGAGATAATCGCGAGCTATGAAGAAGAACAGTTGATAACCACCAACCCGGCTGAACTCATGAAAATCCGTGAGGCCGAAGCCGAACGCGCCAAAGCCAAAGCGCCAGGGCAGACCGTGAATACAACTCTATCGAGCGCTTCGATTGCGCCGCCGATGGAGGCTTCAACAGCGCCGCCAAAACATTCAACCCCATCGAACTCGCCTCCGCCTCCGCCCAATTCGCCAAAACAAACATAA
- a CDS encoding lytic transglycosylase domain-containing protein has product MLKTAFKWLIALGAILSALLALFLLPIAIFARFKLLSDPPNNVSLMSPGGGLRSDCQGIPKEYIPFVNGAAKMYNVSAALLAAMMTQESSGSAGAVSKAGAQGLMQVMPETFNEIKNSTVNAGTATEPKKIKFGKNVNGKNLKGDAFDPETSIYAGAHYLTGLLHDPRTKGNERFAIAAYNAGPGAVDSFQGIPRGGEYDETWNYVKSIHPLPEDDPDKSGGLYGRYKKCLDQNGNLQNATTNANAERIRRAVASGGWKGQQYAGECFINVTSNLSKTFNWSRGSAYGLRQPGVPSKSDLDQLRKTLASNQVNGGNLPMWHIEYIDGSSEHWIVVLSVDENNNIEFYDPNGGFIDTKPYNAKTPSGDAFFGGNINGYRSDIGFRGMEAVISGVKNGK; this is encoded by the coding sequence ATGCTCAAGACGGCTTTTAAATGGCTGATTGCGCTTGGCGCAATCTTATCGGCTCTGCTCGCGCTCTTCCTTTTGCCGATTGCAATCTTTGCCCGCTTCAAACTTCTCTCCGACCCGCCAAACAATGTGAGTTTGATGAGTCCGGGAGGTGGATTGCGCTCCGACTGCCAAGGCATACCAAAAGAATATATTCCCTTCGTTAATGGGGCGGCAAAGATGTACAACGTCTCCGCCGCTCTGCTCGCCGCGATGATGACGCAAGAAAGTAGCGGTTCAGCGGGTGCGGTGAGCAAGGCGGGCGCGCAAGGGTTGATGCAGGTTATGCCAGAGACATTTAATGAGATCAAAAATTCAACGGTGAATGCCGGCACTGCAACTGAACCAAAGAAAATTAAATTCGGAAAAAATGTGAACGGCAAAAATCTCAAAGGTGACGCATTTGATCCTGAAACGTCAATTTATGCTGGCGCTCATTATTTAACAGGTTTATTGCACGATCCAAGGACAAAAGGGAATGAGCGTTTTGCGATCGCGGCGTATAACGCCGGGCCCGGGGCAGTAGACAGCTTCCAAGGCATTCCGCGCGGCGGAGAATACGATGAAACTTGGAATTACGTGAAAAGCATTCATCCTCTTCCGGAAGACGATCCGGATAAATCCGGAGGTCTTTATGGGCGCTACAAGAAATGTCTCGACCAAAACGGCAACCTGCAAAATGCCACCACGAATGCGAACGCCGAGCGTATTCGGCGCGCAGTCGCAAGTGGCGGTTGGAAAGGTCAGCAATATGCCGGAGAATGCTTCATAAATGTCACGAGCAACTTGAGCAAAACATTCAATTGGTCGCGGGGATCAGCTTACGGCCTGCGGCAACCAGGCGTGCCCTCAAAATCCGATTTAGATCAACTCCGCAAAACTCTTGCGAGCAACCAGGTGAACGGCGGCAATCTGCCAATGTGGCACATCGAGTACATCGACGGCAGTAGTGAACACTGGATCGTGGTTTTGAGTGTCGACGAAAACAACAACATTGAATTCTACGACCCCAACGGCGGTTTTATCGATACCAAGCCTTATAATGCTAAAACGCCGAGCGGCGATGCTTTCTTTGGCGGCAACATTAATGGTTATAGATCGGATATTGGTTTTCGCGGCATGGAAGCGGTAATTTCTGGAGTCAAAAATGGTAAATAA
- a CDS encoding PD40 domain-containing protein, whose amino-acid sequence MKNTRIWLLSGLVLLLIGGVIFFLFFWKATLSVSPTPAEAQVSVGDALGIGSLTTKLSPGESKVMVSLLGYLPYTQILELKTNEKRSLEIELRKLPIPQELIGDRIQYLALDAERESLLYLNGGTKTIERLFLENLLEPRHDSITPARFGGITEFVWSPNRQLAFFREGDALKQYDFHRYDLTNQTTKDWPTGIGSIDWRPDGEKVAYYYEPGGGEKSLIRANKDNGELERIFNFQSTDISNPTLFWSPDGKKIAILTQKLYIFDVFSKSLAELQTNGSVKEARWLPTSDRLLYQENNGRLTVINLENQRTELSLNGSVADCAFFADGSALVHASGSGQIAEFIKVAFDNSVQTPYLFDAAITELAPTNLLLAPDEKTLFFTSNGKLYALALDDGIYASGGQ is encoded by the coding sequence ATGAAAAATACGCGAATTTGGCTACTTTCAGGTTTAGTCTTGCTTTTGATTGGCGGGGTGATCTTTTTCTTATTCTTCTGGAAAGCCACTTTGAGTGTTAGTCCAACACCGGCCGAGGCGCAAGTAAGCGTTGGAGACGCGCTTGGAATTGGATCGCTTACGACCAAGCTCTCGCCAGGCGAATCTAAAGTGATGGTCTCGCTTTTAGGCTATCTGCCCTATACTCAAATACTCGAGCTCAAAACAAACGAAAAGCGGTCGCTCGAAATTGAACTTCGCAAACTCCCCATTCCTCAAGAACTGATCGGGGACCGCATCCAGTATCTCGCGCTCGATGCCGAGCGCGAATCGCTTCTTTACCTCAATGGTGGCACAAAAACCATTGAGCGACTCTTTTTAGAGAATCTACTCGAACCCAGGCACGATTCAATCACGCCGGCGCGTTTTGGCGGGATTACCGAGTTCGTCTGGTCACCCAATCGTCAACTCGCTTTTTTTAGAGAAGGCGACGCACTCAAACAATACGACTTTCACCGTTACGATCTGACCAACCAAACAACCAAGGATTGGCCGACTGGCATTGGTTCAATTGACTGGCGCCCAGATGGCGAGAAAGTAGCTTATTACTATGAACCGGGCGGCGGTGAAAAATCACTGATTCGAGCCAACAAAGACAATGGCGAGCTTGAACGAATCTTTAACTTCCAATCGACCGATATCAGCAATCCAACCTTGTTTTGGTCGCCTGATGGCAAAAAAATCGCAATCTTAACTCAAAAACTCTACATTTTCGACGTTTTTTCCAAATCCCTGGCCGAGCTTCAAACCAATGGCTCTGTCAAAGAGGCGCGTTGGCTACCCACGAGCGACCGTTTGCTTTACCAGGAAAATAATGGTCGGCTGACCGTAATTAATTTGGAAAACCAGCGCACTGAATTAAGTCTTAATGGCTCGGTTGCGGATTGCGCCTTTTTCGCCGACGGAAGCGCCCTTGTCCACGCAAGCGGCTCGGGGCAAATAGCCGAATTCATAAAAGTTGCTTTTGATAACTCCGTCCAAACACCCTATCTTTTTGATGCCGCGATCACCGAACTCGCGCCAACAAACTTATTACTCGCTCCCGATGAAAAAACACTTTTCTTTACCAGCAATGGCAAACTCTATGCCTTAGCGCTCGATGATGGGATATATGCGAGCGGTGGACAATAG
- a CDS encoding DUF721 domain-containing protein → MSLKSVKDELGSFHTRHKISRQLHAASIVAIANEVAEGRLTIKSFREGRLIAVIKTPVERYLIESQVPEIIAAINTRLGEPLIKTIKFRFESYE, encoded by the coding sequence ATGTCGCTTAAATCGGTGAAAGATGAATTAGGAAGTTTTCACACGCGTCATAAAATTAGTCGCCAGCTTCACGCGGCGTCAATTGTTGCGATTGCCAATGAGGTTGCCGAGGGTCGGCTGACGATTAAATCATTTCGCGAGGGTCGATTAATTGCCGTTATCAAAACGCCGGTCGAGCGGTATCTAATTGAAAGCCAGGTACCCGAAATTATTGCGGCCATTAACACGCGTCTCGGCGAGCCACTCATAAAAACGATTAAGTTTCGTTTTGAAAGTTATGAATAA
- the recF gene encoding DNA replication and repair protein RecF (All proteins in this family for which functions are known are DNA-binding proteins that assist the filamentation of RecA onto DNA for the initiation of recombination or recombinational repair.) has protein sequence MAQFTLELTAFRRFQELQLDFKPISLILGPNGVGKSTLLEAVHYLSLGRSYRTLHDRELIGWESDTARARLELSELKIERVVSTFGQTFTKQAKHNGGLISALNSIGLFHVVLFSPELVELITGAPRGRRRYLDMILAGTDPTYTASLVGYQHALKQRNALLRALTEPNGRALEPWEILLAQEGRVLLKKRHALIDFLAARLGENYNRVAIDSRRSIILNYQSTISDPDRYEEHLLAARDRDRENRATTLGPHRDDMQFKVDGYEASVATSRGEQRSLLLALKETELEFVESKVRDDQIILLLDDMFSELDRARSEALEKLIPAHPVMITATDAAFISPALAKRAQIFELSFERKPAHVA, from the coding sequence ATGGCACAATTCACTCTCGAGTTGACAGCCTTTCGGCGTTTTCAGGAACTTCAGCTTGACTTTAAGCCGATTTCACTGATTTTAGGGCCGAATGGAGTTGGCAAGTCGACACTTTTGGAAGCAGTCCATTATTTAAGTCTTGGCCGATCGTATCGCACTCTTCACGATCGAGAGTTAATCGGTTGGGAAAGTGACACGGCGCGAGCGCGTCTTGAACTGTCGGAACTGAAAATTGAACGGGTGGTTTCAACTTTTGGTCAAACTTTTACCAAGCAAGCTAAGCACAACGGCGGACTAATCTCGGCCCTCAATTCGATCGGGCTCTTTCACGTCGTCCTATTTTCGCCCGAACTTGTGGAACTAATTACAGGCGCCCCAAGAGGGCGACGCCGATATCTTGACATGATCTTGGCCGGCACCGACCCAACCTATACCGCCAGTCTCGTTGGCTACCAACACGCGCTCAAACAGCGCAACGCGCTTCTGCGCGCGTTAACCGAGCCCAATGGGCGCGCCCTTGAGCCCTGGGAGATACTTCTAGCTCAAGAGGGTCGGGTTTTGCTTAAAAAGAGGCATGCCCTTATAGATTTTTTGGCCGCTCGTTTGGGCGAGAACTATAATCGAGTTGCGATCGATTCCCGGCGATCGATCATTCTTAACTATCAGAGTACGATTTCTGATCCAGACCGATATGAGGAGCACCTCCTTGCCGCTCGCGACCGCGACCGGGAAAATCGGGCAACGACCCTTGGACCGCATCGGGATGATATGCAATTCAAAGTCGATGGTTACGAAGCCTCGGTGGCGACCTCGCGCGGCGAACAAAGGAGTCTTCTGCTGGCGCTCAAAGAAACCGAGCTTGAGTTTGTCGAATCGAAGGTGCGCGACGATCAGATCATACTCTTGCTCGATGATATGTTCTCCGAACTTGATCGCGCGCGCTCTGAGGCGCTTGAAAAGCTCATTCCAGCTCATCCAGTGATGATTACCGCTACCGACGCCGCTTTCATTAGTCCCGCGCTTGCCAAACGTGCCCAGATTTTCGAGTTGAGTTTTGAGCGGAAGCCGGCTCATGTCGCTTAA
- the dnaN gene encoding DNA polymerase III subunit beta: MEVIITQENFNRGLQIVSRVATTKSSLPILANIYLSAESGQLKLSATDLEIGVITFIGAKVKTEGAITLPARLLVDFVTSNTDATLTFSFKGTEATLRSDRYEAVIHGLDPSEFPPIPAPSAKSNIRVPAMILRRALQDTVFAAAIDDARPVLNGLYLSASERELVLAATDSYRLAEKRLKLAEALNKPMAAILPARVVIELGRILPDSEQEVTLSLAENQLSLEFDQTQVVSRLIEGTFPDYRQIIPVKSATTITAERSQLIAAVRMASLFARDASHQVRLAAKAPEMLRLTAVSSAVGKNQATAPAEVAGDPVEIAFNAKFLLDALNVIHTDTIKLELAGTDRPGVLRPEGETDYLSLVMPLRVDAQ, from the coding sequence ATGGAAGTCATCATTACGCAGGAAAATTTTAATCGGGGCCTGCAAATCGTTAGTCGGGTTGCGACAACTAAATCTTCTCTCCCGATTTTAGCTAATATTTATCTCTCGGCGGAATCTGGGCAGTTAAAACTTTCCGCAACTGATTTAGAAATAGGAGTGATTACCTTTATTGGCGCCAAAGTTAAAACAGAAGGAGCGATCACCCTCCCCGCTCGCCTTTTGGTGGATTTTGTAACCAGTAATACTGATGCCACCCTGACTTTTAGTTTCAAAGGGACTGAAGCGACTCTCCGTTCAGATCGTTACGAAGCGGTGATTCATGGGCTTGATCCGTCTGAATTTCCCCCAATTCCGGCGCCAAGCGCTAAATCCAACATACGGGTGCCGGCAATGATTTTAAGGCGAGCTTTACAAGACACAGTTTTCGCCGCCGCGATCGATGACGCTCGGCCGGTGTTAAACGGCCTGTATCTTTCAGCCAGTGAGCGTGAACTTGTTCTTGCGGCCACCGATTCTTATCGATTGGCGGAGAAACGATTGAAGCTCGCGGAAGCCTTAAATAAACCGATGGCGGCGATTTTACCGGCACGAGTCGTGATCGAGCTTGGGCGCATTCTGCCTGACTCCGAGCAAGAAGTGACACTTTCGCTCGCTGAAAATCAGCTCTCGCTTGAGTTTGATCAAACCCAAGTCGTTTCTCGTCTGATCGAAGGCACATTTCCCGACTATCGGCAGATTATTCCAGTGAAATCGGCCACAACAATAACTGCTGAACGGAGCCAGTTGATCGCCGCGGTGCGAATGGCGAGCTTATTTGCGCGCGACGCCTCTCACCAAGTTCGGTTAGCCGCTAAGGCGCCTGAAATGCTTCGCCTCACCGCTGTTTCCAGTGCCGTTGGCAAGAACCAGGCGACGGCGCCAGCCGAAGTCGCCGGCGACCCTGTTGAGATCGCTTTTAATGCCAAGTTTCTTTTAGACGCTCTCAATGTAATTCATACGGATACAATTAAACTCGAGTTGGCCGGCACCGATCGACCGGGCGTACTCCGCCCCGAGGGTGAGACCGATTATTTAAGCCTAGTTATGCCGCTTCGAGTTGATGCTCAATAA
- the dnaA gene encoding chromosomal replication initiator protein DnaA, which produces MKTVENPAKVWQIVLGELEIVLSKANYKTWFKNSRIVDVTDEEVVIGVWNTFARSWLRDKYHSEILETLKRFYPGLRRVEYQVSSAQSPNRAPKKESNSDIRTTEQLATLETIAQTQTQASADVITGLNANHTFETFIVGNSNRLAHAAATAIAQKPGLVKYNPLYFYGGVGLGKTHLLQAIGNEIKKHFPKKTVLYASCEKFTSEFIEALQAKKLDAFKKRYRNADLLLIDDIQFLSGKEGTQEEFFHTFNTLHQTNRQIVMTSDMRPQSIPSLEPRLSSRFGWGMVADIQSPDFETRQAILKHKCLERSFTLPTEIIEYIAQHVQSNIRNLEGALNSVIVHCELYNVAPSTSLVERILSQTGANLRSKQISIDQVFQTTAEFFSLEMEELLGKRRLKEFVYPRQIAMYILRYELGYSYPQIGKMLGGKDHTTIMHGVHKIEHQLATRNDTLQREINSIKEQLYAN; this is translated from the coding sequence TTGAAGACTGTTGAAAATCCCGCCAAAGTCTGGCAAATCGTTCTTGGAGAGTTGGAGATTGTCCTTTCGAAGGCCAACTATAAGACTTGGTTTAAGAACAGCCGGATCGTCGATGTGACCGACGAGGAAGTGGTCATTGGAGTGTGGAACACTTTCGCCAGATCATGGTTGAGAGATAAATATCACTCTGAAATTTTAGAAACCCTGAAACGTTTTTACCCAGGTCTGCGTCGCGTCGAATACCAAGTCTCTTCAGCCCAATCACCTAATCGCGCGCCCAAAAAAGAATCGAATAGTGACATTCGAACCACTGAACAGCTCGCCACTCTCGAAACGATCGCGCAAACTCAAACGCAAGCCAGCGCGGATGTCATAACCGGCCTCAATGCAAATCACACCTTTGAAACCTTTATCGTGGGTAATTCTAATCGCCTGGCACATGCCGCGGCCACTGCCATCGCTCAAAAGCCCGGGCTTGTTAAGTACAACCCGCTCTATTTTTATGGTGGAGTCGGACTCGGCAAGACCCATCTTCTGCAAGCAATCGGCAATGAGATAAAAAAACATTTCCCCAAAAAGACTGTCCTTTACGCTTCCTGTGAAAAATTTACCTCTGAATTCATTGAGGCTCTCCAAGCCAAGAAGCTCGATGCCTTCAAAAAACGCTACCGAAACGCCGATCTTTTACTCATCGATGACATTCAATTTCTCTCCGGCAAAGAGGGAACACAGGAAGAATTTTTTCACACCTTTAACACTCTGCATCAAACCAACCGGCAAATCGTTATGACTTCCGATATGCGACCGCAATCGATTCCGTCACTCGAGCCCCGTCTCTCCTCTCGCTTTGGCTGGGGGATGGTTGCCGACATTCAGTCACCCGACTTCGAGACCCGCCAGGCAATTCTGAAACACAAATGCCTAGAAAGATCATTCACATTGCCGACTGAAATCATTGAGTACATCGCCCAGCATGTTCAAAGCAATATCCGCAATCTCGAGGGCGCGCTGAACAGCGTGATCGTGCACTGCGAGCTATACAACGTCGCCCCCTCAACTTCGCTCGTCGAACGAATTCTTAGCCAGACGGGCGCTAATCTGCGGAGCAAACAAATCTCAATTGACCAGGTTTTCCAAACAACTGCTGAATTTTTCTCTCTTGAGATGGAAGAACTTCTTGGCAAACGCCGCCTCAAAGAATTTGTTTATCCTCGCCAGATCGCAATGTATATCCTGCGCTACGAACTTGGCTACTCGTACCCTCAAATTGGCAAGATGCTGGGTGGTAAAGATCACACGACAATCATGCACGGGGTCCACAAAATCGAACACCAGCTCGCGACTCGAAACGATACACTGCAACGCGAAATTAATTCGATCAAAGAACAACTCTACGCGAATTGA